In Dolichospermum flos-aquae CCAP 1403/13F, the following proteins share a genomic window:
- the petL gene encoding cytochrome b6-f complex subunit PetL — translation MAVVEYIVFLGVFMGVAVGLLFGLRGAKII, via the coding sequence ATGGCTGTAGTTGAATATATTGTCTTTCTAGGCGTGTTTATGGGTGTAGCTGTAGGCCTATTATTTGGTCTACGCGGAGCTAAGATAATCTAA